The Lysobacter sp. genome includes a window with the following:
- a CDS encoding VanZ family protein — protein sequence MGRSLKPFRHPLLWSGLWCVAIAAVVVFSLLPGSSLQTLPTMNDKLEHFFSYAVLSAGAVQLYPRWRSLLSVGVALVLMGIGLEYAQGALTTDRMMDGMDALANTLGVIAGFATQLTPWRDLLLRFDNSAWRT from the coding sequence ATGGGCCGATCGCTGAAGCCTTTTCGTCATCCGCTGCTGTGGTCGGGGCTGTGGTGCGTCGCGATCGCGGCCGTCGTGGTGTTTTCGCTGTTGCCCGGATCTTCGCTGCAGACGCTGCCGACGATGAACGACAAGCTCGAACATTTTTTTTCCTACGCGGTGTTGTCCGCAGGCGCGGTGCAACTGTATCCGCGCTGGCGATCGCTGCTCAGCGTCGGTGTCGCGCTGGTATTGATGGGCATCGGCCTGGAGTACGCGCAGGGCGCATTGACCACCGACCGGATGATGGACGGGATGGATGCGCTGGCGAATACGCTCGGCGTGATCGCGGGATTCGCCACGCAGTTGACGCCTTGGCGGGATCTGTTGCTGCGATTCGACAACTCGGCATGGCGCACTTGA
- a CDS encoding class I SAM-dependent methyltransferase: protein MLTDDDLDPDVRAHSERLTGLIHDQIASNGGVLPFWRFMELALYAPGLGYYSAGATKLGPAGDFVTSPELGPLFAECVADALAPVLRQIGDDAVFLEIGGGSGAFAEAAIERLIALQSMPARYAILEPSADLRERQQERLRDRFSPEVFARVEWLQSPINTRWSGVLFANEVIDALPTSRFAVIEGEIHEEHVALDAQGGFVRMDRPADALLSAAVRHVERQCEGRFRNGYRSEVLPQLPYWLQAVTGGLDTGAVLFVDYGYPRREYYDPRREDGTLRAFHRHRLVDNVFARVGLQDVTVSVDFTALAEAGTSAGFEFAGYCSQASFLIGNGLEQRLAEHEGRAVDETARYALRQQVKKLTLPGEMGERFQAIGFARKSSLAHAFVAGDLSHRL, encoded by the coding sequence ATGCTGACCGATGACGATCTGGATCCCGATGTGCGGGCGCACAGCGAGCGCCTCACGGGATTGATCCACGATCAGATCGCGAGCAACGGCGGCGTCCTTCCTTTCTGGCGGTTCATGGAGTTGGCGCTGTACGCGCCAGGGCTCGGTTATTACAGCGCCGGCGCCACCAAACTCGGCCCCGCTGGCGATTTCGTGACATCGCCCGAGCTGGGTCCGCTGTTCGCCGAGTGCGTCGCCGATGCGCTGGCGCCCGTCCTGCGCCAAATCGGCGACGATGCGGTGTTCCTGGAGATCGGCGGCGGCAGCGGCGCATTCGCCGAGGCCGCGATCGAACGCCTGATCGCGCTGCAGTCGATGCCCGCGCGTTACGCCATCCTCGAGCCCAGTGCCGACCTGCGCGAGCGGCAGCAGGAACGACTGCGCGACCGGTTTTCTCCCGAGGTCTTCGCGCGGGTCGAGTGGCTGCAGTCGCCGATCAATACGCGCTGGAGCGGCGTGCTGTTCGCGAACGAAGTGATCGACGCGTTGCCCACTTCGCGGTTCGCGGTGATCGAGGGCGAGATCCACGAAGAGCACGTCGCGCTGGACGCGCAGGGCGGCTTCGTGCGCATGGATCGTCCGGCCGATGCGCTGTTGAGCGCGGCGGTGCGCCATGTCGAACGCCAGTGCGAAGGCAGGTTCAGGAACGGATATCGCTCCGAAGTGCTGCCGCAGTTGCCGTACTGGCTGCAGGCGGTGACCGGCGGGCTCGATACGGGCGCGGTGCTGTTCGTCGACTACGGTTACCCGCGCCGCGAATACTACGATCCACGGCGCGAAGACGGCACGTTGCGCGCGTTCCATCGCCATCGACTGGTCGACAACGTCTTCGCGCGGGTCGGCCTGCAGGATGTCACGGTCTCCGTCGATTTCACCGCGCTCGCCGAAGCGGGCACCAGCGCCGGTTTCGAATTCGCCGGTTATTGTTCGCAGGCCAGCTTCCTGATCGGCAATGGCCTGGAACAGCGATTGGCGGAACACGAGGGCCGTGCCGTCGACGAAACCGCGCGCTATGCGCTGCGTCAGCAGGTCAAGAAGCTCACTTTGCCGGGTGAAATGGGCGAGCGCTTCCAGGCGATCGGCTTTGCGCGCAAATCGAGTCTGGCGCACGCCTTCGTCGCCGGCGATCTCAGTCACCGTCTCTAG
- a CDS encoding DUF3149 domain-containing protein has protein sequence MHPIVSELLTKPVGWMTLGGLGFIIFMGLYIWWFARKKMREEESGG, from the coding sequence ATGCATCCCATCGTCTCTGAACTGCTCACCAAACCCGTCGGCTGGATGACGCTGGGTGGCCTCGGTTTCATCATCTTCATGGGCCTGTATATCTGGTGGTTCGCGCGCAAGAAGATGCGCGAGGAAGAGAGCGGCGGCTGA
- a CDS encoding pteridine reductase, whose protein sequence is MSQPRPVALVTGAARRLGAAIARHLHAAGYDVSLHYRQSAEDMRALIAGLNAIRANSAVAWAADLAEYDRLPELVAKTVGHFGRLDVLVNNASAFSPTPLGTITPADWDAQFLINARAPIILAQAAAPHLKAARGAIVNLTDIYAERPLRDHLVYGMSKAALLAGTRALALELAPEVRVNAIAPGAILWPEDGKAEASKAALLARTPLGRIGTPEEIAEAVRWLLQGAGYTSGQVIRVDGGRMLDG, encoded by the coding sequence ATGTCCCAGCCCCGCCCCGTCGCCCTCGTCACCGGCGCCGCCCGCCGCCTCGGTGCCGCCATTGCGCGCCACCTGCACGCCGCCGGTTACGACGTGTCCCTGCACTACCGGCAATCGGCCGAAGACATGCGCGCACTGATCGCCGGCCTGAACGCCATCCGCGCGAACAGCGCCGTCGCTTGGGCGGCGGATCTGGCCGAGTACGACCGCCTGCCCGAACTGGTGGCCAAGACGGTGGGCCACTTCGGCCGGCTCGACGTGCTGGTGAACAACGCGTCCGCGTTCTCGCCGACGCCGCTGGGCACCATCACGCCTGCGGACTGGGACGCGCAGTTCCTGATCAACGCCCGTGCGCCGATCATCCTCGCCCAGGCCGCCGCGCCGCACCTCAAGGCCGCGCGCGGCGCCATCGTCAACCTCACCGACATCTATGCAGAACGTCCGCTGCGCGACCATCTGGTCTATGGCATGAGCAAGGCCGCGCTGCTCGCAGGGACGCGCGCGCTGGCGCTGGAGCTGGCGCCCGAGGTCCGCGTGAACGCGATCGCGCCGGGCGCGATCCTGTGGCCGGAAGACGGCAAAGCCGAGGCCTCGAAGGCCGCGTTGCTCGCGCGCACGCCCTTGGGACGGATCGGCACCCCGGAAGAGATCGCCGAAGCGGTGCGCTGGCTGCTCCAAGGCGCGGGTTACACCAGCGGACAAGTGATCCGGGTCGACGGCGGGCGGATGCTCGACGGCTGA
- the folK gene encoding 2-amino-4-hydroxy-6-hydroxymethyldihydropteridine diphosphokinase yields the protein MGKACLSLGSNQSPEANLRSAFAALRARFGGIVASVVYRFPAVGFDGPDFLNAAAVIESDLDPFALNDWLHALEDAHGRDRSGPRFGDRPLDIDIVFYDDLMLEGTGHPGSSPAQVLQLPRDELKHAFVLKPLAEIAPDFVDPRSGRTLAALWAGSPERDVPFVPAFDPNVGE from the coding sequence ATGGGCAAGGCTTGTCTCAGTCTCGGCAGCAACCAGTCGCCGGAAGCGAATCTGCGCTCTGCGTTCGCTGCGTTGCGCGCGCGGTTCGGCGGAATCGTCGCGTCCGTGGTCTATCGTTTTCCGGCGGTCGGTTTCGACGGGCCGGATTTCCTCAACGCCGCCGCGGTGATCGAGAGCGACCTCGATCCGTTCGCGCTCAACGACTGGCTGCACGCGCTGGAAGATGCGCACGGCCGCGATCGCAGTGGACCACGCTTCGGCGACCGGCCGCTGGATATCGATATCGTGTTCTACGACGACCTGATGCTTGAGGGAACAGGGCACCCCGGATCGAGTCCGGCGCAGGTCCTGCAGTTGCCGCGCGACGAGCTGAAGCATGCATTCGTGTTGAAGCCTTTGGCCGAGATCGCGCCGGACTTCGTCGATCCGCGCAGCGGGCGGACGCTGGCCGCGCTGTGGGCAGGCTCGCCGGAGCGCGACGTGCCGTTCGTACCCGCATTCGATCCGAACGTCGGCGAGTGA
- the folB gene encoding dihydroneopterin aldolase has product MTDKVFIEALEIETLIGIYDWERRIRQSLLFDIEMAFDNRKPAASDDIADTLNYKAVSKRLVEYVSSSSFGLVETLAERCAEIILDEFAVSHVRLKLSKPGAVRGARAVGVMIERSRP; this is encoded by the coding sequence ATGACCGACAAGGTCTTCATCGAGGCGCTCGAAATCGAGACGCTGATCGGCATCTACGACTGGGAGCGCCGCATCCGCCAGTCGCTGCTGTTCGATATCGAAATGGCGTTCGACAACCGCAAGCCGGCGGCCAGCGACGACATCGCCGATACGCTCAACTACAAGGCCGTGAGCAAGCGGCTGGTCGAATATGTGTCGTCGTCGTCGTTCGGGCTGGTGGAAACCCTGGCCGAACGCTGCGCGGAGATCATCCTCGACGAATTCGCGGTGTCGCACGTGCGCCTGAAACTCAGCAAGCCCGGTGCGGTGCGCGGCGCGCGCGCGGTAGGCGTGATGATCGAGCGCAGCAGGCCATGA
- the tsaD gene encoding tRNA (adenosine(37)-N6)-threonylcarbamoyltransferase complex transferase subunit TsaD — MKVLGIETSCDETGVAVYDTSLPGAVGLRAHAVYSQIALHAEYGGVVPELASRDHVRKLLPLIRQTLAEADLDLADLDGVAYTAGPGLVGALLVGAGVARSLAWALELPAIGVHHMEGHLLAPLMEDPDPVHGRPQPPFVALLVSGGHSQLVAVDAIGSYRLLGDTLDDAAGEAFDKTAKMMGLPYPGGPQLAALAEHGTPGKFKFSRPMTDRPGLEFSFSGLKTQVLLAWRDSDQSDETRADIARGFEDAVVDTLAIKCERALQAAGCGVLVVAGGVGANKRLRARLQAMAAKRGGRVCFPRPELCTDNGAMIAFAGALRLEAGQRSDAAVHVAPRWDMATLPAVESGIGR; from the coding sequence GTGAAAGTCCTCGGCATCGAAACCAGCTGCGACGAAACCGGCGTGGCCGTGTACGACACGTCCCTTCCCGGAGCGGTCGGGCTGCGCGCGCATGCGGTCTACAGCCAGATCGCGCTGCACGCCGAGTATGGCGGGGTGGTGCCTGAGCTGGCCAGTCGCGACCACGTCCGCAAGCTGTTGCCGCTGATCCGCCAGACCTTGGCCGAAGCCGATCTGGACCTTGCCGACCTCGATGGCGTGGCCTACACCGCCGGTCCAGGGCTGGTCGGGGCCCTGCTGGTCGGTGCCGGGGTGGCGCGGTCGCTGGCCTGGGCGCTGGAGCTGCCGGCGATCGGGGTCCACCACATGGAAGGCCATCTGCTGGCGCCGCTGATGGAAGACCCCGATCCTGTTCACGGCCGGCCCCAGCCGCCGTTCGTGGCGCTGCTGGTGTCCGGCGGCCACAGCCAACTGGTCGCGGTCGACGCCATCGGCAGCTACCGGCTGCTGGGCGACACCCTGGACGATGCTGCCGGCGAAGCTTTCGACAAGACCGCCAAGATGATGGGGCTGCCGTACCCGGGCGGGCCGCAGTTGGCGGCGCTGGCCGAGCATGGCACGCCCGGCAAGTTCAAGTTCTCGCGGCCGATGACCGACCGTCCGGGTCTGGAGTTCAGCTTCAGTGGCCTGAAGACCCAGGTGTTGCTGGCATGGCGCGACAGCGACCAGAGCGACGAGACCCGCGCCGACATCGCACGTGGCTTCGAGGACGCAGTGGTCGATACCTTGGCGATCAAGTGCGAACGTGCGCTGCAGGCCGCCGGCTGCGGGGTGCTGGTGGTGGCCGGCGGCGTGGGCGCGAACAAGCGCCTGCGCGCGCGATTGCAGGCGATGGCGGCGAAGCGCGGCGGTCGCGTCTGCTTTCCGCGCCCCGAACTGTGCACCGACAATGGCGCGATGATCGCCTTCGCCGGCGCGCTGCGGCTCGAAGCCGGGCAGCGCAGCGACGCGGCGGTGCATGTCGCGCCGCGCTGGGATATGGCAACCTTGCCGGCCGTCGAATCGGGAATCGGCCGATGA
- the rpsU gene encoding 30S ribosomal protein S21 produces the protein MPSVKVRENEPFEFALRRFKRTCEKAGVLAEVRKREFYEKPTQERKRKAAAAVKRQARRTSRDATKRQRMY, from the coding sequence ATGCCCAGCGTCAAAGTCCGCGAGAACGAGCCCTTCGAGTTTGCCCTGCGTCGCTTCAAGCGCACCTGCGAGAAAGCCGGCGTCCTCGCCGAAGTCCGCAAGCGCGAGTTCTACGAAAAGCCGACCCAGGAGCGCAAGCGCAAGGCCGCTGCCGCGGTGAAGCGTCAGGCGCGTCGCACTTCGCGCGACGCGACCAAGCGTCAGCGCATGTACTGA
- a CDS encoding GatB/YqeY domain-containing protein → MSLKQRLTEDMKTAMKAGEKDRLGTIRLINAAIKQKEVDERVEMDDTLVLAILERMMKQRKDSVSQFEAANREDLAVIERAEMAIIEQYLPAKLGEAEVLAVIDAVITETGATGPADMGKVMGAIKPKLAGQADMGEVSKLIKQRLAG, encoded by the coding sequence ATGAGCCTCAAGCAACGCCTCACCGAAGACATGAAAACCGCGATGAAGGCCGGCGAGAAGGATCGCCTCGGCACCATCCGCCTGATCAATGCCGCGATCAAACAGAAGGAAGTCGATGAACGCGTCGAGATGGACGACACCCTGGTGCTGGCGATCCTGGAAAGGATGATGAAGCAGCGCAAGGACTCGGTGAGCCAGTTCGAAGCAGCCAATCGCGAAGATCTGGCCGTGATCGAGCGCGCCGAAATGGCGATCATCGAGCAATACCTGCCGGCCAAGCTCGGTGAAGCCGAAGTGCTGGCCGTGATCGACGCGGTCATCACCGAGACTGGCGCCACCGGCCCCGCCGACATGGGCAAGGTGATGGGCGCGATCAAGCCGAAACTCGCCGGTCAGGCCGACATGGGCGAAGTCTCGAAGCTGATCAAGCAGCGCCTGGCAGGCTGA
- a CDS encoding GNAT family N-acetyltransferase: MTPAPPVIAIRPAGVADTGRILAFIRELAEYEKLPHEVVADEAGLAAQLFGERPHAEVLIAEVDGVPAGFALFFHNFSTFVGKPGLYLEDLFVRPGFRGLGLGKRLMLRLAQIAIERDCGRFEWSVLDWNQPAIDFYRSLGAVSMDEWTMQRVSGEALRTLAAQPID, encoded by the coding sequence ATGACCCCCGCACCACCCGTCATCGCCATCCGCCCGGCCGGCGTCGCCGACACCGGGCGGATCCTCGCCTTCATCCGCGAGTTGGCCGAGTACGAAAAGCTGCCGCACGAGGTCGTCGCCGACGAGGCCGGGCTGGCCGCACAGTTGTTCGGCGAACGCCCGCACGCCGAGGTGCTGATCGCCGAAGTCGATGGCGTGCCCGCCGGCTTCGCGCTGTTCTTCCACAACTTCTCGACCTTCGTCGGCAAGCCGGGCTTGTATCTCGAAGACCTGTTCGTGCGCCCGGGCTTCCGCGGACTCGGCCTGGGCAAACGGCTGATGCTTCGGCTGGCCCAGATCGCCATCGAACGCGACTGCGGGCGCTTCGAATGGTCGGTGCTGGACTGGAACCAACCCGCCATCGATTTCTATCGCAGCCTCGGCGCGGTCAGCATGGACGAATGGACCATGCAGCGCGTGAGCGGCGAGGCATTGCGGACATTGGCCGCACAGCCGATCGACTGA
- a CDS encoding type II toxin-antitoxin system Phd/YefM family antitoxin, whose protein sequence is MSDPIISLSDFKSDASQWLKRLQDESDAVVLTQNGRASAVVQSYETFQRQQQALLMLKLLAQGEADIAAGRLIPQEEVFATLRERYAPDA, encoded by the coding sequence ATGAGCGACCCCATCATCAGTCTCAGCGATTTCAAATCCGACGCCAGCCAATGGCTCAAGCGTCTGCAGGACGAATCCGACGCCGTGGTGTTGACCCAGAACGGCCGCGCCAGCGCCGTCGTGCAGAGTTACGAGACCTTCCAGCGCCAACAGCAGGCGCTGTTGATGCTGAAGCTGTTGGCGCAGGGCGAGGCGGATATCGCCGCCGGGCGGCTGATCCCGCAGGAAGAAGTCTTCGCCACGCTGCGCGAGCGTTACGCTCCCGACGCATGA
- a CDS encoding type II toxin-antitoxin system RelE/ParE family toxin, whose protein sequence is MSDHEVYWTPTALQDLASILAHVAADNPDAAVAAILRLEARAESLGTLTPRGRTVPELREIGVNQYRELIERPWRLVYTVEAKRVAVVAVLDARRDLQTLLLERLIRS, encoded by the coding sequence ATGAGCGATCACGAGGTCTACTGGACGCCCACGGCGCTGCAGGATCTGGCGTCGATCCTGGCGCATGTCGCTGCCGACAATCCCGACGCGGCTGTAGCGGCGATCCTTCGGCTGGAAGCGCGCGCCGAGTCCCTGGGCACGCTCACGCCGCGCGGACGCACGGTTCCGGAGCTGCGCGAGATCGGCGTAAACCAGTATCGCGAGTTGATCGAACGCCCGTGGCGTCTGGTCTACACGGTCGAAGCCAAACGCGTCGCCGTTGTTGCCGTGCTTGATGCGCGCCGCGATCTGCAGACACTGTTGCTCGAACGATTGATCCGCAGCTGA
- a CDS encoding DNA primase: MARIPDAFIDDLLARTDIVELVGSRVPLKRQGKEYSSRCPFHDERSASFTVSPTKQFYHCFGCGAHGTAISFLMNYDRLEFLDAVDELAKRVGMEVPRDTQQRNATPDSVDQYAALDAAAKFFQRQLAASDKARGYFDHRGVDDAIRNQFGLGYAPDGFSALRDALGTDPRRMALLERVGLFSKNDKGHIYDKFRDRVMFPIHDRRGRTIAFGGRVLDPEDSPKYLNSPETPLFHKGRELYGLWQVRQTNSRIERLIVVEGYMDVIALFQHGITQAVATLGTATTPDHAELLFRNAPDVYFCFDGDAAGRRAASKAMESVLPRMKDGRQAFFLFLPDGEDPDTIVRNEGSAGFDLRLRDATPLSTFFFDELGMDVNLGTLDGKARMAERAKPLLAQIPDGAFGDLMRQRLTELTGVGARVAAQAQPSSQRVRAQPAQTQKRSLVRSAIALLLQQPSLALALDSTAPFSALRQPGVPLLAELVMLVNARPDITTGGVLEHFADREEINALQKLASQDMPGEEALWQNEFADAMAQLEKQTLHQRIDELQAKQREMGLDDDDKAELRALLLTKLQPNR; encoded by the coding sequence ATGGCCCGCATCCCCGACGCCTTCATCGACGATCTGCTCGCCCGCACCGACATTGTCGAGCTGGTCGGGTCGCGCGTGCCGCTTAAGCGCCAGGGCAAGGAATACTCTTCGCGTTGCCCGTTCCACGACGAGCGCTCGGCATCGTTCACGGTCTCGCCGACCAAACAGTTCTACCACTGCTTCGGCTGCGGCGCGCACGGCACCGCGATCAGCTTCCTGATGAATTACGACCGCCTCGAATTCCTCGACGCGGTGGACGAACTCGCCAAGCGCGTCGGCATGGAAGTGCCGCGCGACACCCAGCAGCGCAACGCCACGCCGGACAGCGTCGATCAGTACGCGGCGCTGGATGCGGCGGCGAAATTTTTCCAGCGGCAGCTTGCGGCCAGCGACAAGGCACGCGGGTATTTCGACCATCGCGGCGTCGATGACGCCATCCGCAACCAGTTCGGCCTCGGCTACGCGCCCGACGGCTTTTCGGCGCTGCGCGATGCGTTGGGCACCGATCCGCGCCGGATGGCGCTGCTGGAGCGCGTCGGCCTGTTCTCGAAGAACGACAAGGGCCACATCTACGACAAGTTCCGCGACCGGGTGATGTTTCCGATCCACGACCGTCGTGGACGCACGATCGCGTTCGGTGGACGCGTGCTGGACCCCGAGGATTCGCCGAAATATCTCAACTCGCCGGAAACCCCGCTGTTCCACAAGGGACGCGAACTGTACGGGCTTTGGCAGGTGCGGCAGACCAACAGCAGGATCGAACGGCTGATCGTGGTCGAAGGCTACATGGACGTGATCGCGCTGTTCCAGCACGGCATCACCCAGGCGGTGGCGACGCTGGGCACCGCGACGACGCCCGACCACGCCGAACTGCTGTTCCGCAACGCCCCCGACGTGTATTTCTGCTTCGACGGCGACGCCGCCGGCCGCCGCGCCGCGAGCAAGGCGATGGAATCGGTGCTGCCGCGCATGAAGGACGGCCGGCAGGCGTTCTTCCTGTTCCTGCCCGACGGCGAAGACCCGGACACGATCGTGCGCAACGAAGGCAGCGCCGGTTTCGATCTGCGCCTGCGCGACGCGACGCCGCTGTCGACGTTCTTCTTCGACGAACTGGGCATGGACGTGAACCTCGGCACGCTCGACGGCAAGGCGCGCATGGCCGAACGTGCGAAGCCGCTGCTCGCGCAGATTCCCGACGGCGCCTTCGGCGACCTCATGCGCCAGCGCCTGACCGAGCTCACCGGCGTGGGCGCGCGCGTCGCCGCACAGGCGCAGCCGTCGTCGCAGCGCGTCCGCGCACAACCCGCACAGACGCAGAAACGCAGCCTCGTGCGCAGCGCCATCGCATTGCTGCTGCAGCAGCCGTCGCTGGCGTTGGCATTGGACTCCACCGCCCCCTTCAGCGCCCTGCGCCAGCCCGGCGTCCCGCTGCTGGCGGAGCTGGTGATGCTGGTGAACGCACGCCCCGACATCACCACCGGCGGCGTGCTCGAACACTTCGCCGACCGCGAAGAAATCAACGCGCTGCAGAAACTCGCCTCGCAGGACATGCCGGGCGAGGAAGCGCTGTGGCAGAACGAATTCGCCGACGCGATGGCGCAGCTCGAAAAGCAGACCCTGCACCAGCGCATCGACGAGCTGCAGGCGAAGCAGCGCGAAATGGGTCTCGACGACGACGACAAGGCCGAGCTGCGGGCGCTGCTGCTGACGAAGTTGCAGCCGAACAGATAA
- a CDS encoding cupin domain-containing protein translates to MTALTPECFVKEENLADGSVEPNLTLWISEAGGLTQFGAFVEVLQPGTRSSIKHWHVAEDELVYVLEGQLTLIEGDTETLLNAGDAATFRAGVAVGHCLWNRSASPTRCLVIGTRAPVDRITYPDHDRVCHRDRSLPDDIWTDTEGEPASSPY, encoded by the coding sequence ATGACTGCACTCACACCGGAATGCTTCGTCAAGGAAGAGAACCTCGCCGATGGATCGGTCGAACCCAACCTGACGCTCTGGATTTCAGAGGCCGGTGGGCTGACCCAGTTCGGCGCTTTCGTGGAAGTCCTGCAGCCGGGAACGCGCTCATCGATCAAACATTGGCATGTCGCAGAGGACGAACTGGTCTATGTCCTGGAAGGCCAGCTGACGCTGATCGAAGGCGATACCGAAACGCTTTTGAATGCAGGCGACGCGGCGACCTTCCGTGCGGGGGTTGCCGTCGGTCACTGCCTGTGGAATCGCAGCGCATCGCCCACGCGTTGCCTGGTGATCGGCACTCGGGCGCCTGTAGACAGGATCACCTATCCCGATCACGATCGGGTGTGCCACCGCGACCGGTCGCTGCCTGACGACATCTGGACGGATACCGAAGGCGAGCCGGCGTCGAGTCCGTATTGA
- a CDS encoding peptidase M19: MATRRDALKTFGFGALALAAGRFATAQAAAWPPYPRTIAIDGAGGTGLFWFENDDAAVKAELDAIRASGLGGIVLTLAPSGRFWLDDAAFEKTKATIDTWDGIIARYPDHLLAVRSGDDLQRARREGKLGLIYGFQGTESLGEDLDRIALFSARGVRVIQLTHNRRNLVGDGCMEPGNAGLSNFGRQVVERLNAEKIVVDLAHGSARTMAEGIAASRAPMLISHTGCRALADLPRNTDDATLRALAEKGGVAGIIFWPYLRTDTQPMAIDVIRHIEHAVKVCGEDHVGIGTDSGIAPIERTPAYEQDNREWVAGAVEDGVFERGRPPDLYTFIPDLNRADRFDMLAAMLSKRGHPDARIAKILGGNFARVMGEAWGRAAVPLEQA; the protein is encoded by the coding sequence ATGGCCACGCGTCGCGATGCGCTCAAGACATTCGGATTCGGTGCGCTCGCGCTGGCCGCCGGCCGATTCGCCACCGCACAGGCCGCGGCATGGCCTCCGTACCCGCGCACGATCGCGATCGATGGCGCTGGCGGCACCGGCCTGTTCTGGTTCGAGAACGACGACGCGGCGGTCAAGGCGGAACTCGACGCGATCCGCGCCTCCGGGCTCGGCGGCATCGTCCTGACGCTCGCGCCTTCGGGCCGGTTCTGGCTGGACGACGCCGCGTTCGAGAAGACCAAGGCGACCATCGACACGTGGGACGGGATCATCGCGCGCTATCCGGATCACTTGCTCGCGGTGCGCAGCGGCGACGATCTGCAGCGTGCGCGGCGTGAGGGCAAACTCGGTTTGATCTACGGCTTCCAGGGCACCGAATCGCTGGGCGAGGATCTCGATCGCATCGCGCTGTTCAGCGCGCGCGGCGTGCGCGTGATCCAGCTCACCCACAACCGTCGCAACCTCGTCGGCGATGGCTGCATGGAACCGGGCAATGCAGGGCTGAGCAACTTCGGCCGGCAGGTGGTGGAACGCCTGAACGCAGAGAAGATCGTGGTCGATCTCGCCCACGGCTCGGCGCGCACGATGGCCGAAGGCATCGCCGCCTCGCGCGCGCCGATGCTGATCAGCCACACCGGCTGCCGCGCGCTCGCCGACCTGCCGCGCAATACCGACGACGCGACCCTGCGCGCGCTGGCGGAGAAAGGCGGCGTCGCCGGCATCATTTTCTGGCCGTATCTGCGCACCGACACGCAGCCGATGGCGATCGATGTGATCCGCCACATCGAGCACGCGGTGAAGGTCTGCGGCGAGGACCACGTCGGCATCGGTACCGACAGCGGGATCGCGCCGATCGAGCGCACGCCGGCATACGAGCAGGACAATCGCGAATGGGTCGCCGGTGCGGTCGAGGACGGCGTGTTCGAACGCGGTCGTCCGCCGGACCTCTACACGTTCATTCCCGATCTGAACCGCGCGGACCGCTTCGATATGCTCGCAGCGATGCTGTCGAAGCGCGGGCACCCGGATGCGCGGATCGCGAAGATTCTGGGTGGGAATTTCGCACGGGTGATGGGCGAAGCCTGGGGTCGGGCTGCGGTTCCGCTCGAACAAGCATGA